In the Pirellulales bacterium genome, one interval contains:
- a CDS encoding AAA family ATPase, with translation MKNVTFHSVTIDRFRGFRHLELDGLERFNLILGRNNVGKTALLESLFLLLGPTNPQLTIAVSAFRGIDQFRSDPEDLWGWLFYEKNMDQEISLHCETDTGRRSLRITLTAPKEVNVKRGTKAAARKAPRVTQATTNIGPSELQFHYQDEKRQNTLSRAYIKETGIALEHGRQIKFPTSIFVTARGGYAAENAERFSKLEEVGRELEIVEPLRVIEPRLKRLAVIVTGAGPIIHGDIDLGRMIPLPLMGEGIGRLMTLLLAVAESKDGVVLIDEIETGLHYSAMPAAWTAIAQAARASNVQVFATTHSFECMRAAYESFADADPYDLAVQRIDRSDGEVTATVYDKDMLETALTSGIEVR, from the coding sequence ATGAAAAACGTCACCTTCCACTCCGTCACGATCGACCGTTTCCGAGGATTTCGGCACCTCGAGCTGGACGGGTTAGAGCGCTTCAACCTGATTCTCGGCCGCAACAACGTCGGCAAAACCGCGCTGCTTGAGTCGTTGTTTTTGTTGCTTGGACCAACCAATCCTCAACTCACCATTGCGGTCAGTGCGTTTCGAGGCATCGATCAATTTCGCTCCGATCCGGAAGACCTTTGGGGCTGGCTGTTTTATGAAAAGAACATGGACCAGGAAATCTCTTTGCACTGCGAAACAGATACGGGCAGGAGGAGCCTGAGAATCACCTTGACGGCGCCGAAAGAGGTCAACGTGAAGCGCGGGACAAAGGCAGCCGCTAGAAAAGCCCCGCGTGTCACGCAGGCCACAACCAACATTGGGCCGAGTGAGTTGCAGTTCCATTATCAAGACGAGAAACGACAGAACACGTTGTCGCGTGCCTACATCAAGGAAACGGGCATCGCACTCGAACACGGCCGCCAGATCAAATTCCCGACCAGTATCTTTGTGACCGCGCGCGGCGGATACGCGGCGGAAAATGCGGAGCGGTTCAGTAAGCTTGAAGAGGTTGGAAGGGAGCTGGAAATCGTTGAACCACTGCGGGTCATCGAGCCTCGTCTGAAGCGGCTGGCGGTCATCGTGACTGGCGCCGGCCCAATCATACACGGTGACATCGATCTCGGCCGTATGATTCCCTTGCCATTGATGGGCGAAGGAATTGGTCGCCTGATGACGCTGCTGCTCGCGGTGGCCGAATCAAAGGACGGCGTGGTGCTCATCGACGAGATCGAAACCGGTTTGCACTATTCGGCCATGCCGGCTGCGTGGACCGCCATCGCTCAGGCTGCCCGTGCATCCAACGTGCAGGTCTTCGCGACGACGCATAGCTTCGAGTGCATGCGGGCCGCGTACGAGTCTTTTGCCGACGCTGATCCTTATGATCTTGCCGTTCAGCGGATCGACCGGAGCGACGGCGAGGTTACGGCCACCGTGTATGACAAAGACATGCTTGAGACAGCCCTTACTTCTGGGATTGAAGTTCGATAA
- a CDS encoding DUF3226 domain-containing protein: protein MIVPSRRDAVRPTPIARSKLLLVEGLSPANFFEALCRHLGLSDAIEIRSYGGINQLHAYLRAQAAGEDFRRNVQSLLIARDAEDDAVKAKQSVQTAIDALKLHPSVRTQIAIFPNEVAAGMIETLCLSSVADRPHYHCIHDFVVCIEGNGIRLPEGHKRDKHLAQMYLATQEEAQLYPGIAAYRQAWPFDHVAFDRLRAMLANM from the coding sequence ATGATTGTGCCCAGCCGGCGTGACGCGGTCCGCCCTACGCCAATTGCGCGTTCCAAATTGTTGCTGGTCGAAGGCCTTTCCCCCGCCAACTTCTTTGAGGCGTTATGCCGGCATCTCGGCCTAAGCGACGCGATTGAGATTCGCAGCTACGGAGGCATCAACCAACTCCATGCGTACCTACGTGCCCAGGCCGCAGGCGAGGATTTTCGCCGCAACGTCCAATCGCTGCTCATCGCAAGAGATGCGGAGGACGACGCGGTGAAGGCAAAGCAATCTGTTCAGACGGCAATCGATGCGCTAAAACTTCATCCTTCGGTGAGAACTCAAATTGCGATTTTCCCGAACGAAGTTGCTGCCGGAATGATCGAGACGCTCTGCCTAAGTTCTGTCGCCGACCGCCCGCACTACCACTGCATTCATGATTTCGTCGTGTGCATTGAAGGCAACGGAATTCGGCTGCCGGAAGGCCACAAGCGCGACAAGCATCTCGCCCAGATGTACCTGGCGACCCAGGAGGAAGCGCAATTGTATCCGGGCATCGCGGCATATCGTCAAGCATGGCCATTCGATCACGTCGCATTCGATCGGCTTAGAGCAATGCTTGCCAACATGTAG